Proteins found in one Phoenicibacter congonensis genomic segment:
- a CDS encoding 4Fe-4S dicluster domain-containing protein codes for MSGQFVQADPGLCISCQTCMAGCMNKHDVPGDLSKARLNVVQTLTVSAPIACHHCADAACVNACPEGALYYDGDRVAIRQQRCIGCRNCVQACPFGAVEVVPVDNVQMLGGIPVSGAKKSFLVKCDLCYDRENGPACVEACPTKALRLVDRDEMMADRKDKFQQEAKRLEAHSSLPVYGAVA; via the coding sequence ATGAGCGGACAATTTGTTCAAGCAGACCCTGGTCTTTGCATTTCCTGCCAAACCTGCATGGCAGGATGCATGAACAAACATGACGTGCCTGGCGATTTGTCAAAAGCACGTTTAAATGTCGTGCAAACGCTCACGGTATCTGCACCTATCGCTTGTCATCACTGCGCTGACGCTGCATGTGTAAATGCATGCCCTGAAGGAGCACTCTATTATGATGGCGACCGTGTGGCTATCCGTCAGCAAAGATGCATTGGTTGCCGCAACTGCGTTCAGGCATGTCCATTTGGAGCTGTTGAGGTTGTTCCAGTCGACAATGTTCAAATGCTTGGAGGCATTCCAGTTTCAGGAGCAAAGAAATCATTTTTGGTAAAGTGCGACCTTTGCTATGACCGAGAGAATGGTCCTGCGTGCGTTGAAGCCTGTCCAACAAAGGCATTAAGACTCGTAGATCGCGACGAGATGATGGCAGACAGAAAAGATAAGTTCCAACAAGAAGCCAAGAGACTAGAAGCTCATTCTTCACTTCCAGTCTATGGCGCTGTTGCTTAA
- a CDS encoding hydrogenase 4 subunit F has protein sequence MDYSTLMIAIMVVPLVAAVLIAFLPSKSTPKVAYEVIHFASVTAVLVMAILLVVQVGSTGNSIDAVGIWFHLDGLGMIFLALIGVIGFLTGWYSIPYVRHDIEIGNVGPGQVKSYYAFFSLFVFSMLLVVLSNNIILMWVAIEATTLSTVFLVGCYNQKTTLEASWKYVIVCTAGVAFGLYGTVLIYADAASIMSDPHQAVFWTSLVPIAKQFDGMLIQIAFVFAAIGFGTKAGLFPMHTWLPDAHSEAPSPVSALLSGVLLKCAMLIIIRFYILCIQAVGTFFPQLLMLILGALSVGVAAFAVFAQDDLKRKLAYHSCENIGIVALCLGFGGPLGIAAALLHCVTHGFTKALLFCISGNVLMKYGTRDLNKISGILKVAPATAILMAIGFFALAGFPPFAMFLSEIMAFISGVVSGHIVLVVLFGVALTVVIAACVHVVTGSVFGEPPTTVKKGDVGAFALIPEFAMVIVILWFGVAMPQPVLNGIESATATVLQTDTDVLHEAPLFKDVFAATEG, from the coding sequence ATGGATTATTCAACACTTATGATTGCAATCATGGTTGTTCCGCTTGTTGCGGCTGTTCTGATTGCTTTTCTCCCATCGAAGTCAACTCCAAAAGTCGCCTATGAGGTTATCCATTTTGCTAGCGTTACGGCTGTCCTTGTCATGGCCATTCTCCTCGTAGTTCAAGTTGGCTCAACAGGAAATTCGATTGATGCAGTCGGGATTTGGTTCCACCTCGATGGTTTAGGAATGATTTTCTTAGCCTTAATTGGTGTGATTGGATTCCTGACAGGTTGGTATTCGATTCCATATGTGCGCCACGACATTGAAATTGGAAATGTTGGGCCTGGGCAAGTGAAGTCCTACTATGCATTCTTTAGCTTGTTTGTTTTCTCAATGCTTTTGGTTGTTCTTTCAAACAACATCATTTTGATGTGGGTTGCAATTGAGGCAACAACATTATCAACAGTATTCCTGGTTGGTTGTTACAACCAAAAAACAACCTTGGAAGCCTCTTGGAAATATGTGATAGTTTGCACAGCTGGTGTTGCGTTTGGACTTTATGGCACAGTGCTCATTTATGCAGATGCAGCTTCAATTATGAGCGATCCTCATCAAGCTGTTTTCTGGACTTCATTAGTTCCAATTGCTAAACAGTTTGATGGAATGTTGATTCAAATTGCTTTTGTTTTTGCAGCTATTGGCTTTGGCACAAAGGCTGGTCTTTTCCCAATGCACACTTGGTTGCCAGACGCTCACTCAGAAGCACCTTCGCCAGTGTCAGCTTTGCTTTCGGGCGTTTTACTGAAGTGTGCAATGCTCATCATCATTCGTTTTTACATTCTCTGCATCCAAGCAGTCGGAACATTCTTCCCACAGCTTTTAATGCTCATTCTTGGCGCGCTGAGCGTTGGCGTTGCTGCATTTGCGGTTTTTGCTCAAGACGACTTGAAGAGAAAACTTGCATACCACTCATGTGAAAACATTGGAATTGTTGCCCTTTGCCTTGGCTTTGGTGGTCCACTAGGAATTGCTGCAGCTCTGTTGCACTGTGTAACTCACGGCTTTACCAAAGCGCTCCTGTTCTGCATTTCAGGCAACGTCCTCATGAAATATGGAACTCGTGATTTGAATAAGATTTCAGGCATTTTGAAAGTCGCACCTGCAACTGCAATTTTGATGGCAATCGGCTTCTTCGCACTCGCCGGTTTCCCACCATTTGCAATGTTCTTATCTGAAATAATGGCATTTATCTCAGGAGTAGTTTCAGGACACATCGTTTTGGTTGTTCTGTTTGGAGTGGCATTGACCGTTGTCATTGCTGCATGCGTTCATGTTGTCACAGGATCTGTGTTTGGCGAACCCCCTACAACTGTAAAGAAAGGCGATGTTGGAGCCTTCGCATTGATTCCAGAATTCGCCATGGTTATCGTAATCCTCTGGTTCGGCGTAGCTATGCCTCAACCAGTATTAAACGGGATTGAGTCTGCTACAGCGACCGTTCTGCAGACAGACACAGATGTGTTGCACGAAGCACCTTTGTTTAAAGATGTTTTCGCAGCAACCGAGGGTTAA
- the hyfE gene encoding hydrogenase 4 membrane subunit, with product MSGYALVNVLGCFLILTSLIVILMKSPKSTAYAYGVQSLVLVGIFIALGVTTGSTELFTWSGTAFFTKVIFVPAVVLFTLKKMGNPDEKIEPLVKPIVTVILAVVEVAICYLIVQYIKLPTTTEVLPALAVSLAHFFIGLTCIISQRNIVKQMFGYCLMENGSHLTLALLAPQAPELVEIGIATDAIFAVVIMAIIVYRVYKKVNTMNSDELMELKG from the coding sequence ATGAGCGGATACGCACTAGTAAACGTACTTGGTTGCTTTCTCATCCTCACGTCTCTAATCGTGATTTTGATGAAGTCACCAAAAAGCACTGCCTATGCATATGGGGTGCAATCACTTGTTTTAGTTGGGATCTTCATTGCATTGGGTGTAACTACTGGTTCAACAGAGTTGTTTACCTGGTCAGGAACTGCTTTCTTTACAAAAGTAATTTTTGTGCCTGCTGTTGTTCTTTTCACATTGAAGAAGATGGGCAACCCCGATGAAAAGATTGAACCTTTGGTAAAACCAATTGTCACTGTGATTCTTGCAGTTGTTGAAGTCGCAATTTGCTATCTCATTGTTCAATACATCAAGCTTCCAACCACAACAGAAGTTTTACCAGCTCTTGCTGTTTCTCTGGCACACTTCTTTATTGGTCTGACATGCATCATTTCACAAAGAAACATTGTGAAACAAATGTTTGGTTATTGCTTAATGGAGAATGGTTCACACTTAACACTAGCTTTGCTTGCCCCACAGGCTCCAGAGCTTGTCGAAATTGGTATTGCAACCGACGCGATTTTCGCTGTCGTAATCATGGCAATTATTGTTTACCGTGTGTACAAAAAGGTAAACACAATGAATTCTGACGAGTTAATGGAATTGAAGGGATAG
- a CDS encoding hydrogenase 4 subunit D, producing MASLSIMSIASILVPFIVAFIIVVCPQKCAKWLCIAAAAVSTCLTIGVWVTLASNGAETQTLTIAALGDATIISFIFDKVSVMLAPCFVGIGLIISIYSVGYMNDKNREHPDVPRRRFYAFFTVFIGAMAGLVYSNTILSQLIFFEITGACSWALIGYYGTPTAQKAAMKALILTHIGALGLYIAAGCLYLQTGTLEVTAIASLDDYWKTFVLVCVIIAAWGKSAQLPFYMWLPSAMEAPTPVSAYLHGASMVKVGVAVLARCLMSAGVIPEPVGWVIVIGAIATMIFSFIMYLPQKDMKRLLAFSTISQLSYIFLGFGFFVFGSQMAFNGGVQHIFNHAFAKTLFFLVAGAFSYTMGTRMLPQIKGVIKKQPLLAVGFGCAALAIAGCPPFNGFFSKFSIIAGSFEAAQGNWLLMLIVVVFLIETVGCFAWFLKWMGQVLPGEPSEVVEKSQKLPVYMVIAFVVLIIMTVCSSFIAASWIG from the coding sequence ATGGCTAGTTTATCAATAATGTCCATTGCATCGATACTTGTTCCATTTATCGTTGCCTTTATCATCGTTGTCTGCCCTCAGAAATGCGCAAAATGGCTGTGCATTGCTGCAGCAGCAGTTTCGACTTGCTTAACAATTGGAGTTTGGGTAACTCTTGCAAGCAACGGCGCTGAAACACAAACACTCACGATTGCTGCTCTGGGAGATGCAACAATCATTTCGTTCATCTTCGATAAGGTGAGCGTAATGCTTGCTCCATGCTTTGTTGGAATTGGTCTCATTATTTCAATTTACTCTGTCGGTTACATGAACGATAAGAACCGTGAACATCCTGATGTTCCGCGTCGGCGCTTCTATGCTTTCTTTACAGTGTTTATTGGAGCAATGGCTGGTCTTGTTTATTCAAACACAATCCTTTCGCAGCTCATTTTCTTTGAGATTACAGGAGCTTGTTCTTGGGCTTTAATTGGTTACTATGGCACACCTACTGCTCAAAAAGCAGCAATGAAAGCTCTAATTTTGACTCACATTGGTGCTCTTGGACTCTATATTGCAGCAGGTTGTTTGTATCTACAAACTGGAACTCTTGAAGTGACAGCAATTGCAAGCCTTGATGATTATTGGAAAACGTTCGTTCTTGTTTGTGTAATCATCGCTGCTTGGGGTAAATCAGCCCAACTGCCTTTCTACATGTGGTTGCCATCTGCCATGGAGGCTCCAACGCCAGTTTCGGCGTATCTCCATGGTGCATCAATGGTTAAAGTTGGTGTAGCTGTTTTGGCAAGATGTCTGATGAGCGCAGGAGTCATTCCTGAGCCCGTTGGCTGGGTTATTGTTATCGGTGCAATTGCGACAATGATTTTCTCATTCATAATGTATCTGCCACAAAAAGACATGAAGAGACTGCTTGCATTCTCAACAATTTCTCAGTTGTCCTACATCTTCTTGGGCTTTGGTTTCTTCGTTTTTGGTTCACAAATGGCTTTCAATGGTGGTGTCCAACACATTTTCAACCATGCATTTGCAAAGACTCTCTTCTTCTTGGTAGCTGGCGCTTTTAGCTACACAATGGGAACGAGAATGCTTCCACAAATTAAAGGTGTCATAAAGAAACAACCACTTCTTGCAGTAGGCTTTGGATGCGCTGCTCTTGCTATTGCAGGATGTCCTCCATTTAACGGATTTTTCTCAAAGTTCTCAATCATTGCAGGTTCATTTGAAGCTGCACAAGGCAATTGGCTTTTGATGCTAATCGTTGTTGTTTTCCTGATTGAAACTGTTGGATGCTTTGCTTGGTTTCTCAAATGGATGGGTCAAGTTCTTCCAGGCGAGCCTTCAGAAGTTGTTGAAAAATCGCAAAAGCTTCCAGTTTACATGGTTATCGCTTTTGTGGTGTTGATCATAATGACAGTCTGCTCAAGCTTTATAGCAGCTTCTTGGATTGGATAG
- a CDS encoding respiratory chain complex I subunit 1 family protein, protein MISILIAIVQALLVVLIAPLVSGTSRWLRAKMHSRRGPSILQDYYDIAKLFKREDVHSEESSFVHRITPILFFATMLVLAVGVPMITTYSPIPALGDVILVVYLLALSRFFFSLASIDSGDTYAGLGGVRELLVGVLVEPAMMLSLVVVALATGTTYLGGMGYMISNLFVISPIGVIVAGVAFAAACYVELGKVPFDMAEAEQEIQEGPLAEYSGPSLALMKMGMSMKQIIVVSWFLAIFIPWGSAMDASIVSLLIGLVVWFVKVGVFFLICGVIENALIRVRYKFLGTKTWAIVGLSACGFLLCILGI, encoded by the coding sequence ATGATTAGCATTTTAATTGCCATAGTTCAAGCCTTACTTGTTGTCCTGATTGCTCCTCTAGTTTCAGGCACTTCAAGATGGCTTCGTGCCAAGATGCACTCCAGACGTGGACCAAGCATTTTGCAAGACTACTATGACATTGCAAAACTCTTCAAGCGTGAAGATGTTCATTCAGAAGAATCAAGTTTTGTTCATCGCATCACACCAATACTTTTCTTCGCTACAATGCTTGTTTTAGCTGTTGGTGTGCCAATGATTACAACTTATTCACCAATTCCAGCGCTTGGTGATGTCATCTTGGTGGTTTACTTGCTTGCGTTATCGCGTTTCTTCTTCTCGCTTGCATCGATTGACTCAGGTGACACCTATGCAGGACTTGGCGGTGTTCGTGAGCTGCTTGTTGGCGTATTAGTCGAACCAGCAATGATGTTGTCTTTAGTTGTAGTTGCTCTGGCAACAGGAACAACATATCTTGGTGGCATGGGCTACATGATTTCAAACCTGTTTGTGATTAGTCCAATTGGCGTTATTGTTGCGGGTGTTGCTTTCGCTGCAGCTTGTTATGTTGAGCTTGGTAAAGTTCCTTTTGATATGGCTGAAGCGGAACAGGAGATTCAAGAGGGACCTCTTGCAGAATATTCTGGACCTTCACTTGCACTCATGAAGATGGGAATGTCAATGAAGCAAATTATCGTTGTTTCATGGTTCCTTGCAATCTTCATTCCATGGGGAAGCGCTATGGATGCTAGCATTGTTTCTCTTCTAATCGGACTTGTGGTCTGGTTCGTTAAAGTTGGCGTTTTCTTCCTGATTTGCGGTGTTATTGAAAATGCACTCATCAGAGTTAGATATAAGTTTTTGGGAACCAAAACGTGGGCAATCGTTGGCCTTTCGGCTTGTGGCTTCTTGCTCTGCATTTTGGGAATTTAA
- the hyfB gene encoding hydrogenase 4 subunit B, with product MEMLFISAGISVVGAIVAILISKAESASKTLACIFGIVSACFAIGAGIAGIFAPTAIASFTTPFAFANFTVILNPLSGLLLVVINLLALVAWIYGFSYFDEYHGHGMGSIGFFMNLFIVSMNMVLTVDNAFWFLVFFELMSLTSYFLVIVEQNKQSIRGGFLYLIMAHIGFLMIMISFLIMGGITGSLDFAAFRAASFDPGIASLVFMLAFFGFGCKAGMFPFHSWLPQAHPAAPSNVSALMSGGMIKIGVFGIVKVGIDLLQGSEVQLWWGLVVLTIGALSSVLGVAYALAEHDIKKLLAYHSVENIGIILLGVGIGFMGVAVNQPVLAALGFMAGFYHLLNHAMFKGLLFLGAGSVLFSTGTRNMQILGGLQKVMPITGVCFLLGSLAISAIPPLNGFVSEWFTYQSMITTAMAGDLVIKIFAAFATVALAITGALAVTCFVKCYGVTFLGRPRSDQAANAKEVPVPMTIAMIVLAVVCVCLGLGAPFVAPIMEGIAASTLGQMNIITSYGTWVVNPVIGSVVSTPLVAILLISFVLLVLAFKMAFSKSKVSCDREPWSCGYNTETGMAITAGTVGAEVQMFLKPIYAARTAITSTSTKFTNFFNATVHGAQKAETVGDKYIVDAVAAFISWVGKQAQKIEHGNFRIYVIYIVVALVVFLAMAVGLN from the coding sequence ATGGAAATGCTCTTCATCTCGGCTGGGATTTCTGTTGTGGGCGCAATTGTTGCAATCCTAATAAGTAAGGCAGAGTCTGCTTCTAAAACTTTGGCTTGCATATTTGGCATTGTTTCAGCATGCTTTGCAATCGGTGCTGGCATAGCTGGTATTTTTGCCCCAACGGCAATCGCGTCATTCACAACACCGTTTGCTTTTGCAAACTTTACGGTGATACTGAATCCTTTGTCTGGCCTGCTGCTGGTTGTAATTAACTTGCTAGCTTTGGTCGCCTGGATTTATGGCTTCTCCTACTTCGATGAATATCATGGTCACGGGATGGGTTCAATCGGCTTCTTTATGAATTTGTTCATAGTTTCAATGAACATGGTTCTCACCGTTGATAACGCCTTTTGGTTCTTGGTTTTCTTCGAACTGATGTCGCTCACATCTTACTTCCTAGTAATTGTTGAACAGAATAAACAATCAATTCGTGGTGGCTTCCTTTACTTAATCATGGCTCACATTGGATTCTTGATGATTATGATTTCATTCCTTATCATGGGAGGAATCACAGGAAGTCTTGACTTTGCAGCATTTAGGGCTGCTTCGTTTGATCCCGGAATTGCATCTCTTGTGTTCATGCTTGCATTCTTTGGATTTGGTTGCAAGGCTGGCATGTTCCCATTCCATTCATGGCTGCCACAAGCACATCCTGCTGCTCCTTCAAACGTTTCAGCTTTGATGTCAGGTGGCATGATTAAAATCGGCGTCTTCGGCATAGTAAAAGTTGGAATTGACCTTCTTCAAGGATCTGAGGTGCAACTTTGGTGGGGTCTTGTAGTTCTCACAATTGGCGCTCTTTCTTCAGTTCTCGGTGTTGCCTATGCTTTAGCTGAACACGACATTAAAAAACTTCTTGCCTACCACTCAGTAGAAAACATCGGAATTATTCTTCTTGGTGTCGGCATTGGATTTATGGGAGTTGCTGTTAACCAACCGGTACTCGCAGCGCTTGGTTTTATGGCGGGCTTCTATCACCTTTTGAATCATGCAATGTTTAAAGGGCTTTTATTCCTTGGTGCAGGTTCAGTACTTTTCTCAACAGGAACAAGAAATATGCAGATTCTTGGTGGCCTTCAAAAAGTGATGCCAATTACAGGTGTGTGCTTTTTGCTTGGATCACTTGCAATTTCTGCAATACCTCCTTTGAACGGCTTTGTTTCAGAATGGTTTACCTACCAGTCAATGATAACGACTGCAATGGCAGGAGATTTAGTTATTAAGATTTTTGCAGCTTTTGCAACTGTTGCTCTTGCAATCACGGGCGCATTGGCGGTAACTTGTTTCGTTAAGTGCTATGGAGTGACTTTCTTAGGTCGCCCACGTTCAGATCAGGCTGCCAATGCAAAAGAGGTTCCTGTTCCAATGACAATCGCGATGATTGTTTTAGCAGTTGTTTGCGTTTGCCTTGGTTTGGGTGCGCCGTTCGTGGCTCCAATTATGGAAGGAATTGCAGCTTCAACGCTGGGCCAAATGAACATCATTACTTCATATGGCACATGGGTTGTAAATCCAGTTATTGGGTCAGTTGTCTCAACACCTCTTGTAGCAATTCTTCTCATTTCGTTTGTCCTGCTTGTTCTTGCATTTAAGATGGCATTTTCAAAGTCGAAAGTTTCATGCGATCGCGAACCATGGTCTTGTGGTTACAACACAGAAACTGGAATGGCTATTACAGCTGGGACAGTGGGAGCTGAGGTGCAAATGTTCCTAAAGCCAATCTATGCAGCCAGAACAGCGATTACTTCGACTTCTACTAAGTTCACCAATTTCTTTAATGCAACAGTTCATGGTGCGCAAAAAGCTGAAACTGTTGGCGATAAATACATTGTTGATGCAGTTGCTGCATTTATCTCTTGGGTTGGAAAGCAAGCTCAAAAGATAGAACATGGTAACTTCAGAATTTATGTTATCTACATTGTTGTCGCGCTTGTTGTCTTCTTGGCAATGGCCGTGGGTCTTAACTAA